GCCTGACGCAGCACGTCGGTTAAGATCGCCGTCTGCGCGGCGGCGCCATGCTCCAGCGCCAGCCGCATCTCCTCGGAGAGGTCGCAGACCTCGGCGGAAACTTTTACCGCCAGGCAGTTTTCAATATGGCCCGTGGCGCGAAAACGCTGCTCCGCCTGCTGATAATAGTCCAGCAATGTCTGGCGTGGCGTCGACTGCTGCAGCTCAAACCAGGTCAGCATGTCGTGGCTGACGCTGTTGAAGTAGCGTGCCAGCATCGCCACGCCGAAGGCCTCCTTCGAGCGAAAATAGTGGTAAAACGAACCTTTCGGCACGCCCGCCTGGCTTAACAGCTCGCTCAGGCCCATACCGGTAAAGCCGCGCTGCAAACAAAGCTGCTCGCCGGTGGCGAGCAGCAGTTCGCGGGTATCATGTCGTGTCGTCTTACTCATGTCCCTCAGGGTAATAGACCAGTTGGTCTGATGCAACCCTAATGCGCCTGGCAGTTTTTCAGCAGGTCAAGGGCTGGCTGATAAACGGCGGTCTGAATATTCATCATCCCCAGCAGCGTGTGGAACACGTTATCCTGTGATACCTCATCCTGTTGCGCATGATGACGCATACAGCCCTCATCGATGCGGAAGGCGCGCGCATAATCGGGCGCGAGCCACATCAAAAACGGAATATGCGTCTGCTGGCTCGGCGCAAACAGGTAAGGCGCGCCGTGCAGATACATGCCGCGCTCGCCCAGTGATTCGCCATGGTCGGAGAGATAGATCAGCGCCACGTTAAAGCGATCGCTATAGCGCTTCAGCAGGTCGATGGTGTCGCTCACCATCGAATCGGTGTAGAGCAGCGTATTGTCATAGGTATTAACCAGCGCCTGGTGATCGCAATCCTGTATCTGCTTGCTGTCGCAGGTTGGCGTAAACTGACGCATCGCCGGCGGATAACGCAGATAGTAAGCGGGGCCGTGGCTGCCCATCTGATGCAGCACAATCACCGAATCATCCTTCACGCCGTCAATGTAGTTCGACAGACGGTGCAGCAGCACATCGTCGCGGCAGTAGTCGCTCTGACAATACGCCTGTAGCTTCCACAGCGTCATATCGGTATGCGGAATGCGGTTGCAAGCGCCTTTGCAGCCGCCGTCGTTTTCACGCCACATCACATTGACGCCGGCATGCGCCAGCACATCCATCAGGCCTTCCTGATGGCGTGCCAGATTGGCGTCATAATCGCGGCGCGCCATACCGGAGAACATGCAGGGCACCGAGACCGCCGTTTCGGTGCCGCAGGAGGAGGCGTGCTGATAGTAGATCACCTGCTGCTGCTTCAGTTTCGGGTTGGTTTCGCGCGCATAGCCGCCAAGCGAGAAGTTCTCCGCGCGCGCCGTTTCGCCCAGCACAAACACCACCAGCGTTTTTTTCTGCGCCGCCTTAATCAGCGGGCCTTTTTGCGCATCCAGGCCGATGCGTACCAGTGCTTTATCACCCTGCAGCCAGCGATTATCGACATAGTGAATGGCACCGCTGACCACGTTGGGCGGCGTCACCATCTTCACCAGCCCTTTGTTATTGCGAAACAGCGAAGCGTAATCTTTATACATCAGCGCCGCTATCAGCAGAATGGTCAGCACCGAACCGATGCACCAGAGCGCGCGCATCGCCAGCGCAAACCACCAGGGACGCGTCCGCTTGATATTGACCATCAGAATGATTGCGGCAGGCAGCACGCCCATCAACAGCATCCACAGCAGATAGCGCGGGCTGAGCAGGGCGGTCGCCTCCTGCAGGTCCGTTTCAAACACGTTTTGCACCATATTGGTGTCGATAACCGTGCCGAAACTGTACATAAAATAGTTCGCTGCCGCGCCGCACAGCAGCAGAATAATTAACAGTGGCTTACCAATCCACGGCAGGATAAGCAGGTTGAAAACCAGCATAAAGGCGCAGAACAGCACCAGCGGGATCGAGGCGATAAACAGATAATCATGCAGATGGCTCAGCGGCGTTCTTTCTGCGGCGCGTACGATAAACAAGCCATTAAGAATAAAAGTAAAAAATAACGCGCAACCGGCCAGAAACAGGGATTCACTACAGCGGAATTTTTTCAGTAGCAGCATAATTAAATAAAATTAAAGGATTTGCCTGTAGCTTAGCTGAAAAACCTTAGTGAAACCTTAACGCATCTCCAATTAAACGATCGCTAACCGTTTGGTTAAGCTGCAATTACACGCCGGTTATGCGTACTGAACGATTTTTAGACGGGAAACTTGCGCTCGCGACGGATGCTGTCTTCAATAAAAGATGCGTTTTAATCAGGAGGCGATGTGGCGGAGCAACTTGAGTTTTTCCCGGTGCCAAGCCCGTGCCGCGGCATCTGTCAGTCCGATGAGCGCGGCTACTGCCGCGGCTGCCTGCGCACCCGCGATGAGCGATTCAACTGGATGAGCTATAGCGACGCGCGCAAGCGTGAAGTGCTGCGGCTCTGTCGCCAGCGTTATCTGCGCCTGCGCCGCGCGGAAAAAGAGACGCCGCCGGAAGAACCGCAACAGCCGTCACTGTTTTGATATCGCGCGCTTTTTTTCTCTGCCGACGGCGTATACTGCGGCTCCTGACACTGAGCTGCAGAGGCAGATAACATGATTGAACGCGTACAAATTGCGCCGCAGGGCCCGGCATTTTCCCGCATGGTGATGGGGTACTGGCGGCTGATGGAGTGGCAGATGTCGGCGCAGCAGCTGGTGGGCTTTATTCAGCAGCACCTTGAGCTGGGCGTTACCACTGTCGACCACGCCGATATTTATGGCGACTATCAGTGCGAAGCCGCTTTCGGCGCCGCGCTGCGGCTTGACCCTTCGCTGCGCGCGCGCATGGAGCTGGTCACCAAGTGTGGCATCGCCACCACCGCCCGGCCGGAACATACGCTCGGCCACTATATTACCGACGGCGCGCATATCATCCGCAGCGCGGAAAATTCGCTGCGGCACTTTGCCACCGATTACCTCGATCTGCTGTTGATCCACCGTCCCGATCCGCTTATGGATGCAGACGAGGTGGCGGAAGCCTTCACCGCACTGCACCAGAGCGGTAAGGTACGGCACTTTGGCGTTTCTAACTTCACCCCGACGCAGTTTGCGCTGTTGCAGTCCAGGCTGCCGTTTACGCTCGCCACCAATCAGGTGGAGATTTCGCCGCTGCGTCAGGATACGCTGCTGGATGGTACACTCGATCAGTGTCAACAGCTGCGCATCAAGCCGATGGCCTGGTCCTGCCTTGGCGGTGGTCAGCTGTTCAGCGCGGAACGTTTCTCGCCGCTGCGCGCCGAATTGCGCGCTGTTGCCGAAGAGACGGGCGCCGCCTCGATCGATCAGGTGGTCTATGCCTGGGTGATGCGTTTGCCCTCTGCGCCGCTGCCGATCGTCGGCTCAGGGAAAATCGAACGCGTACGCGCCGCGCTGGACGCGCTGCCGCTCCAGCTGAGCCGCCAGCAGTGGTTCCGCATTCGCAAAGCGGCGCTGGGTTACGATGTGCCGTAAAGAAACGCAAAAAAAACGGCGTTCGACCAAACGTGAAAATCCGTCCAGGCTTTAAGGGCAAACCCTACAGACTTCAGGAGGCGGGATGAAACACTATGGTTTAGCGGCGCTGGCGCTGCTGATCGCGGGCTATGCGCAGGCGGCGAGTGAAGAGGTCACCTTGCATAATCTGACCAAAGAGGGGATCGGCGAAGCGGTCGGCACGGTAAAAATCGATGAAACCGCGTATGGACTGACGTTCACGCCGGACCTCTCCCGGCTGCCGCCGGGCGTGCATGGTTTCCATGTGCATGCCAACGGCAGCTGCGAGTCTGCGGTCACCGACGGAAAAAGCGTTCCGGGCGGCGCGGCGGGCGGCCACTTCGATCCGCAAAATAGCGGCAAGCATCTCGGCCCCTGGGCCGAAGGGCACTTAGGCGACCTGCCGGCGCTCTATGTGACGCAGGATGGCCGCGCCGACTATCCAGTTCTGGCGCCGCGCCTGAAAAAAATCAGCGACATTTCCGGCCGCGCGCTGATGGTACATATGGGCGGTGATAACCACAGCGACCATCCCAAAGCGCTGGGTGGCGGCGGCGACCGCTACGCCTGCGGCGTCATTAAATAGCGCGTCGCGCGCTCATAAAGGTTGCGCGCTCCCGTAAAGGTTGGGCGCTTCTACAAAGGTTGCGAGGGCTCTCGCACAAACCGCAAAGCGGCAGGCTGTGATACGCAATGTTTGCCGCTTTCCTTCTTTTTTTGTTTATCATCAGCCTGTTTCCGTGGTACCCCTGCAATGCCTGCAATGCCTGCAATGCCTGCAATGCCTGCAATGCCTGCAATGCCTGCAATGCCTGCAATGCCTGCAATGCCTGCAATGCCTGCAATGCCTGCAATGCCTGCAATGCCTGCAATGCCTGCAATGCCTGCAAACGCCGCGCGTCGCGCTTTAAGACGATGCCCATTGTCGTCACGCGCAGGCGGGGATGATGGTCAGCGTCCTCGCCTGGGGAGGTGTCAGCCGGGGCTTAGCCCGGTGCCGCGCCGGTGCAGAGCGTCGTGCTTATCTTCTTTGTCGCCGGATAGCGCCGCGCTTATCGTTTCGCCGCTGCTGACGCCCTGGTTTTCGTCAGGCCAGGCCGGCGGCGTCAGGCGGTGAGCCCCGGTAGTGGGCATCAGGATAAAATCAGAAAAACACGTAGTAAAGCGGGGTGAAAGGGTAAAGGGAACGCGGCTTCAGCCTGGCCGCAGGATGCGAATAATCAGGA
This DNA window, taken from Mixta gaviniae, encodes the following:
- a CDS encoding TetR/AcrR family transcriptional regulator, coding for MSKTTRHDTRELLLATGEQLCLQRGFTGMGLSELLSQAGVPKGSFYHYFRSKEAFGVAMLARYFNSVSHDMLTWFELQQSTPRQTLLDYYQQAEQRFRATGHIENCLAVKVSAEVCDLSEEMRLALEHGAAAQTAILTDVLRQAAAQGELQPGWTPDALAQTLYSLWLGASLQSKIRRDGSALTHALQAILQLLPPR
- the eptA gene encoding phosphoethanolamine transferase EptA → MLLLKKFRCSESLFLAGCALFFTFILNGLFIVRAAERTPLSHLHDYLFIASIPLVLFCAFMLVFNLLILPWIGKPLLIILLLCGAAANYFMYSFGTVIDTNMVQNVFETDLQEATALLSPRYLLWMLLMGVLPAAIILMVNIKRTRPWWFALAMRALWCIGSVLTILLIAALMYKDYASLFRNNKGLVKMVTPPNVVSGAIHYVDNRWLQGDKALVRIGLDAQKGPLIKAAQKKTLVVFVLGETARAENFSLGGYARETNPKLKQQQVIYYQHASSCGTETAVSVPCMFSGMARRDYDANLARHQEGLMDVLAHAGVNVMWRENDGGCKGACNRIPHTDMTLWKLQAYCQSDYCRDDVLLHRLSNYIDGVKDDSVIVLHQMGSHGPAYYLRYPPAMRQFTPTCDSKQIQDCDHQALVNTYDNTLLYTDSMVSDTIDLLKRYSDRFNVALIYLSDHGESLGERGMYLHGAPYLFAPSQQTHIPFLMWLAPDYARAFRIDEGCMRHHAQQDEVSQDNVFHTLLGMMNIQTAVYQPALDLLKNCQAH
- a CDS encoding DUF1289 domain-containing protein, whose protein sequence is MAEQLEFFPVPSPCRGICQSDERGYCRGCLRTRDERFNWMSYSDARKREVLRLCRQRYLRLRRAEKETPPEEPQQPSLF
- a CDS encoding aldo/keto reductase — encoded protein: MIERVQIAPQGPAFSRMVMGYWRLMEWQMSAQQLVGFIQQHLELGVTTVDHADIYGDYQCEAAFGAALRLDPSLRARMELVTKCGIATTARPEHTLGHYITDGAHIIRSAENSLRHFATDYLDLLLIHRPDPLMDADEVAEAFTALHQSGKVRHFGVSNFTPTQFALLQSRLPFTLATNQVEISPLRQDTLLDGTLDQCQQLRIKPMAWSCLGGGQLFSAERFSPLRAELRAVAEETGAASIDQVVYAWVMRLPSAPLPIVGSGKIERVRAALDALPLQLSRQQWFRIRKAALGYDVP
- the sodC gene encoding superoxide dismutase family protein; the encoded protein is MKHYGLAALALLIAGYAQAASEEVTLHNLTKEGIGEAVGTVKIDETAYGLTFTPDLSRLPPGVHGFHVHANGSCESAVTDGKSVPGGAAGGHFDPQNSGKHLGPWAEGHLGDLPALYVTQDGRADYPVLAPRLKKISDISGRALMVHMGGDNHSDHPKALGGGGDRYACGVIK